GGCAGCGGTCGACGGCGAGCGGACAGCGGGTGTGGAAGCGGCAGCCGCTCGGCGGATCCAGCGGGCTGGGCAGCTCCCCGCTGAGCACGATCCGGGCGCGCGACCGCTGCGCGGCCGGGTTCGGCACCGGGGCCGCGGACAGCAGGGCCTGGGTGTACGGATGCTTGGGGTCGGCGAACAGCTCGGCGGCCGGGGCCTGTTCCACCAGCTGCCCCAGATACATCACGGCGATCCGGTCGGCGAGGTACTCGACGGCGGCCAGGTCATGGGTGATGAACAGACACCCGAACCGCCGCTCCCGCTGGAGGTCCGCCAGCAGATTGAGCACGGACGCCTGGACGGAGACGTCCAGCGCCGACGTCGGCTCGTCGGCCACCAGCAGCTGGGGGTCGACCGACAGCGCGCGGGCGATGGAGACCCGCTGCCGCTGTCCGCCGGAGAGTTCATGGGGCCGCCGTCGCGCCAGTTCGGGCCGCAGCCCCACCTGGGCCAGCAGCGCGGCGACCCGGTCGCGCAGGGCGTCGCCGGACGCCAGGCGGTGCAGCCGCAGCGGCTGGCCGACGATGGCGCCCACGGTCATCCGCGGGTCGAGCGAGGAGGACGGGTCCTGGAAGACCAGGTGGAAGTCCTTGCGCAGCGGACGCAGCGCCCGCCTCGAAAGACGGGTCACATCGCGGCCGTTGATCGTCACCTGGCCCGCGGTCGGCCGGTCCAGCCGTACGGCGCACCGTCCCACCGTTGACTTGCCGCTGCCGGACTCCCCGACCAGGCCGACGATCTCGCCCCGGCCGATGCTGAGGCTGACCCCGTCGACCGCCCTGACGGTGCCGGCGGGGCCGGTGAAGTGCCGGACCAGGCCACTGATGTCGAGCACGGCGTCATCCCGCGACGCCTCCGGGGGCGCGACGGCGGCGGTCATGAGGCGGCCTCCTGTCCGGGGCGTTCGGAGCGTTCAGTGTGTTCGGAGCGTTCAGGGTGTTCGGGGTGTTCAGGGCGTTCGGGGTGCACCGGCACCGGATACCAGCACGCGGCCTCATGCGACTCGGATTGCTCGGCTTGCTCGGAGCGCCCGTCCCGTTCGTACCCCTCATGCCTCTCATCCCGCTCGCGCGGCGCCCGCAGCCCCCGCAGCCCCCGCAGTACGGGCCTCTGCTCCCCGCACCGCTCGTCGGCGTAGGAGCAGCGGGGCTGGAAGGTGCAGCGGTCGGGCTGTTCGGTGAGGCTCGGCACCAGTCCGGGGATCTCCTGGAGCCGCCCCCGCCCGCCCTCCGTCCGCCGCCGACCGGGCACCGGCACCGCGCCGAGCAGCCCGCGGGTGTACGGATGGCGGGGCGCGCCGAACAGCTCGTCCACCGGGGCCTGTTCGACGCCCCGGCCCGCGTACATCACCAGCACCCGGTCGGCGATGTCGGCGACCACGCCCAGATCGTGGGTGATCAGCACGATCGCGGTGCCGAGCCGCTCCCGCAGGGATTGCAGCACCTCCAGGATGCCCGCCTGCACGGTGACGTCCAGCGCGGTGGTGGGCTCGTCGGCGATGAGCACGGCGGGGTCGCAGGCGATCGCGATGGCGATCATCACCCGCTGCCGCATTCCGCCGCTGAGCTGGTGGGGATAGTCGCGGGCCCGCTGGGCGGGGGCGGGGATGCCGACGAGGTCGAGCAGGTCCACGGCCCGCTCGCGCGCCTCCCGGCGGCCGATCCCCTGATGGCGCCGGAGGACCTCGCCCACCTGGCGGCCGATGGTGAGCACGGGGTTCAGCGAGGTCATCGGCTCCTGGAAGATCATCGCGATCTCCCGGCCGCGGACGTCCCGCAGTTCGCTCTCGTCCGCCCCCACCAGCTCCCGTCCGCCCAGCCGGACGGAGCCGCCGACGCTCGCCGTGGGCGGCAGCAGCCCCATGACGGCGGTGGAGGTCACGGACTTGCCGCAGCCGGACTCGCCGACCACGGCCAGTACTTCACCGGCGGCGATGTCGTACGACAGCCCGTCCACCGCGTGGACCACGCGGGTCGGGGTGCGGAAGACCACGGACAGGTCCCGCACGCTCAGGGCGGGGGGCGCGGTGGACGGCGCGGTGGACGTGGTCATCGGCTGTCTCCCTGGGGGTCGAGGATGTCGCGCAGCCCGTCCCCGAGCAGATTGAACGCGAGCGTCGCGGCGATGATCGCGAGGCCCGGGAAGACCGCCATCCAGGGCGCGGCGGCGATGTACGCCTGGGCGCTGGAGAGCATCACCCCGAGCGAGGGGGACGGCGGCTGGACGCCGAGGCCGAGGAAGCTCAGCAGCGCCTCACCGATGATCGCGGTGGGGATGCCCACGGTGGCCTGGACGGTCAGCGCGGACAGGGCGCCGGGCAGGATATGGCGGAAGAGCACGGTGCCGTCCCCGCCGCCGTTTGCCACGGCCGCCGCCACATAGTCCAGGTGTTTGAGCCGCAGTGTCTCCGCCCGGGTGATCCGGATGACGGCCGGGATCTGCGAGACGCCGACCGCGATCGTGGCGTTGAGCAGGGACGGTCCGAGGATGGTGGCCAGGCCCACCGCCAGCACCAGGAAGGGGAAGGCGAGCAGGGTGTCGGTGAGCCGGGAGACCACCGAGTCGGCGAACCGCCCGTAGTAGCCCGCGATCAGCCCGAGCGGCACCCCGGCCGCGAAGGCCAGCGCCACCGCGAGCAGCCCGATCTGGAGCGAGGCCCGCACCCCGTACACGACCCGGGAGAGCTGATCGCGGCCCAGGTCGTCGGTGCCCAGCCAGTGGGCCCAGCCCGGCGGCCGGAGGGCGGCGGTGAAGTCGGGGCGGGCCGGGTCGTACGGCGCGATGAGCGGGGCGCCCACCGCGATCAGCACCAGGAGCGCGGCGGCCACGGCCCCGGTGAGGGCCAGCTTGTTACGGGTCAGCAGCCGGAGCCGGGACAGCGGGGCGAGCGGGGCCCGCTCCCGCTCCCCGGCGGCGGGAAGGGCGGTAGTCGCGGCGCTCACTGCGCACCTCCGAGCCGGATACGGGGGTCGATCACCGAATAGGCCAGGTCCACCAGGAGGTTGACGACGATGTAGGCGGTGGAGGTGAACAGCACCACGCCCTGCACCATCGCGTAGTCGCGGGAGAAGACCGCGTCGATGGTGAGCTTGCCGAAGCCCGGCAGGACGAAGATCTGCTCGGTGACCACCGCGCCCGAGATGAGGTGCCCGAGCTGGAGTCCGAGCACGGTCACCACGGTGACCAGGCTGTTCCGCAGGGCGTGCCCCATGATCACCTGGCGTCGGGAGAGCCCCTTGGCGCGTGCCGTGCGCACGTAGTCGGCGGACAGCGAGCCCAGCATGGCCGCGCGCGTCTGCCGCATCACGACCGCCGCCAGACCGGAGCCGAGGACGATCACCGGGAGCACCATATGGCGCAGGTTCTCCATCGGGTCCACGCCGAACGGCACGAAACCGGAGGCCGCGAAGACCGGGACGGCGATCGCGAAGGCGAGGACGAGCACGATGCCGAGCCAGAACGCGGGCACCGAAAGCCCCAGCAGCGCCACCGCGTTGACCAGCCACTCCTCGGGCCTGCCGCGTCGGACCGCCGCCACCACCCCGGCACCCACGCCGACCACGACCGCGAGCAGCAGGGCCAGCGCGGACAGTTCGAGGGTGACGGGCAGCGCCTCCATCACCGAGTCCAGGACCGGCAGCCCGGTGCGGGAGGAGACGCCGAGGTCGCCGGTGGCGGCGTGCCGCACATAGCGCACGTACTGCACCACGATGTTGTCGTCGAGCCCGTAGCTCTCGCGGATCTGGGCGATCGCCTCGGGCGTCGGCTCCTCCCCGGCCAGCGCGGTGGCGGTGTCGCCGGGCAGCGCCCGTACACCGGCGAAGACCACGACACTGACCAGGAAGAGCGTGATCAGCGATTCGCCGAGCCGGCGGATCGGATACGACATCAGCTCCCTCCCCTCACATATCCGGCGTCCTTCACCCGGATCAGCCCGTCGCCGAAGACCTTCAGCCCGGCGACCTTCTTCGTCACGAAGACGTAGTTCGTGGGCTGGATCAGATAGAGCACGGTGTGCGCGGCGCGGACGCGCTCCACGAGCCGGGCGTAGATCTTCTTGCGGGCGGGTTTGGCCGCGGTGGTGCCGCCCTCGGCGATCAGCCGGTCGATGGCGGGGTCGGAGAGCCCGCCGTAGTTCTGGGCGCCGCCGGTGCCGGCGAACACGTCGATGTTGCCCGCCGGGTCCAGCCGACCCGACCAGTTGGTGGTCGCCGCCTGGAAGTCGCCCGCGCGGGAGTGCTCCAGGCCGGTGGCGAACTCGGTGGGCGCCAGGCTCACCGCGAAGCCCGCCTCCTTGGCCATGGCCTGGATGACCTGGCCCAGCCGGTTGTCCTCCGGGGTGGTGCTGATCTGGAGCCGCACCCGGACCGGTGTGGTCACCTTGGCGGCCCTGAGCAGCCGCTTGGCCTTGGCCAGGTCGCGGGCCGGGCAGCGGGACCCGGTGGCGTACGGGGTGCCGACGGGGAGCGGACCGCAGGTGGGCCGGTAGCGGCCCTGGAAGACGATGGTGTTGATCAGGTCGCGGTCCAGGGAGAGGTCGAACGCCTCGCGCACCCGTACGTCCCGAGCGATCGGGGTGTCGATCCGGCCCGGCGGCGCCCCCGCGCCCTTGGTGTTCCCGATGTTGAGGGTCAGTCCGTAGTAGCCCAGCGAGGAGGAGTGGAACAGCTGGAGCCCGGGTTCGGTGAGCGCCCTGCCCACCTGGACCGGGTCCATCTGGTCGCCCACCTGGATGTCGCCGGACTGGAGGTTCGCCAGCCGGACGTTGCCGTCGGTGATGGTGCGGTAGATCACCCGCCGCAGATGGACGGCGTCGGCGTCGTAGTAGTTCGGGTCCTTGTCCAGCACGATGCGGTCGCCCACCACGCGCTCGGCGTAGCGGAACGGGCCGACGCAGGTGGGGTGGCTCGCGAAGCCCTTGCCGTAGCGCTTCAGCGCGGTGGGGGACATGACCATGCCCGCGCGGTCCGCGAGCAGCGCGAGCAGCGGGACGTACGGCTTGGCCAGCCGCAGCCGTACGGTGTCGTCGCCGACCGCCTGGACCGAGGTGAGGGGCTTCAGCTCGCTCGCGCGCACGGAACCGGTCAGCGTCCGGTGCCGGTCCAGGGAGGTCTTGACCGCCTCGGCGTCCATGCGGGTGCCGTCGGCGAACCGGACGCCGCGCCGCAGCTTGACGGTGACGGTGCGGCCGCCGTCGCTCGTCGTGGGCGGGGCGGCGGCGAGCTGCGGCACGATCCGGTTCGCGGCGTCGACGTCGTAGAGCTTCTCGCACATCGCGGTGAACACGGTCCGGCCCACGGCGGTGCTGGCCAGGGTGGGGTCCAGCTTGTCCGGGTCCGATTTGAGGGCGATGGTGAGCGTTCCGCCGTCGCGGGCGGGCCGGGGGTCGGTCATCCGGTCGGCGCCCACCTCGGCCGTGGGGGAGGCCAGGGAGGCGCAGCCGGCGGTGGCGCCGGCCACCAGCACCCACAGCACCCGGGCGGCGAGGGCGGCGGCGCGCGGTCGGTGGCGGGTGGGTGGGGGCCGGTCGCTGGGTCCGCTCGTTCTTTGGCGCATGGCGGGATGCCTCACTGCTGGGGACGTCGGGGCGCGCGCTGCGGTGCGGCCAGGATGGCGCAGCGGCCGCATTTGGCCCATTGGTAGGACCAAATTGATGTCGGTGGACGCTAGCGTGCGGACCCGGTGACTCCGGTTGCCCGCCCGTCACCACCTGGTTAAATCCGCTCGCGGCGGCGACGGGGCGGAGGCCGGGCGGAGGCCGGGAGGACACCGGGATGACGTCCGCCGGGTGTGAGACTCTGGACCACCGGCCGGACCGGAAAGCTGGAGAAAGCTGAAGAAGGCGGAGGAAAGCCAGGAGATGGACTGGCGGCAACTGCGGCACTCCACCCTGTCGAGGCCGGACGCCCTGGCCGTCGGCCTGGAGCGGCTGATCCTGAGCGGAGAGCTGGCGCCCGGTTCCCGGGTCCCCCCGGAGCGGGAGCTCGCGGAGAGCCTCGGCGTCTCCCGGGGCTCGGTCCGCGAGGCGCTGCGCGCCCTCGCCTCGCGCGGACTGGTCGCCCGGCGCCCCGGCTCCGGCACCGTCGTGCTCGACCCCGGGGCCACTCCGCGCGGCGACGTCCTGGCCTCCGGGCTCGAGGCCACGGCGGAGCTGTTGCAGGTCATGGAGGTGCGCGCGTGCATCGAGCCCTCGGTGACCGCGCGGGCCGCCCGGCGGGCCACCCCCTCCGACATCGTCCAGCTGCACGCCCTGCTGGACGCGATGCGACGCGAGCCCACGCGGCAGGAGTTCACCGACCTGGACCGCACCTTCCACCGCGCCATCGCCCAGTACACCCGCAACCCGCTGCTGCTGCGGCTGCTGGACCGGGTCTACGAGATCGGCGAGCCCGGGCGGCGCAAGACCTCGCTGTCCGCCGCCCGCCGGCGCGCCACGATCGAGGAGCACCAGGCCATCCTGCGGGCGATCGAGGACCGCGACCCGGAGGCGGCCCGAGCGGCCTCCGAGGCGCATCTGGACTCGGTGCTGCACCGGATCGAGGAGCAGCGAAAAAAATCTTCGGACGGGGATGTCGAGAACGCGGGACCGGCTCCGTCCCCGGGGTGAACGCGACCACAATGGGTCGCATCCGCATCGAGGAGAACCACGATGGCCAAGTACCTGCTGCTGAAGCACTACCGCGGCGCTCCGGCTCCGGTGAACAACGTGCCGATGGACCAGTGGACGCCGGAGGAGATCTCGGCGCATGTGCAGTACATGAACGACTTCGCGGCCCGGCTGGAGAAGACCGGCGAGTTCGTCGACGGTCAGGCGCTCGCCCCGGAGGGGTCGTGGGTGCGGTACGACGGCGAGGGGCGTCCGCCGGTCACCGACGGTCCGTTCGCCGAGACCAAGGACCTCATCGCGGGCTGGATGGTGATCGACGTCGACAGCCACGAGCGCGCCGTCGAGCTGGCCGGTGAGCTGTCGGCCGCTCCGGGGAAGGACGGGAAGCCGATCCACGAGTGGCTGGAGGTGCGCCCGTTCCTGGCCGCCAAGCCCAGCACCACGGAGTGCACTTTCAAGTGACGCGGATGAACGAGGCCCTGATCAGGAGCCTCACGCCGGGTGTGCTCGGCGTCCTCGTCCGCCGCGGAGCCGATTTCGCGGCGGCCGAGGACGCCGTACAGGACGCGCTCATCGAGGCGGTCCGCGTGTGGCCGGCCGACCCCCCGCGGGACGCCAAGGGCTGGCTGGTCACCGTGGCCTGGCGCAAGTTCCTCGACGCGACCCGGGCGGACGCGGCCCGCCGCCGGCGTGAGGACCTCGTCGAGGAGGAACCGGCGCCCGGCCCGGCCGCCTCGGTGGACGACACGCTCCAGCTCTACTTCCTGTGCGCCCACCCGTCGCTGACGCCGTCGTCCGCCGTCGCGCTCACCCTGCGCGCGGTCGGCGGCCTCACCACCCGCCAGATCGCCCAGGCGTATCTGGTGCCCGAGGCGACCATGGCGCAGCGCATCAGCCGGGCCAAGCGCACCGTCTCCGGCGTACGGTTCGACCAGCCCGGCGACGTCGCCACCGTGCTCCGCGTGCTGTACCTGGTCTTCAACGAGGGCTACTCGGGCGACGTCGACCTCGCCGCCGAGGCCATCCGGCTCACCCGGCAGCTCGCGGCCGCGATCGACCACCCCGAGGTGGCGGGGCTCCTCGCCCTGATGCTGCTCCACCACGCCCGGCGCGCCAGCCGGACCGCGCCCGACGGCAGCCTGGTGCCGCTCGCCGAGCAGGACCGCTCCCGGTGGGACACCGAGGCGATCGCCGAGGGGGTGGAGATCCTCCAGGCGGCGCTCGCCCGCGACCGGCTGGGCGAGTTCCAGGCCCAGGCCGCCATCGCGGCCCTCCACGCGGACGCGCCCACCGCCGAGGAGACCGACTGGGTGCAGATCGTGGAGTGGTACGACGAGCTCGCGGGCCTGACCGACAGCCCGGTCGTGCGGCTCAACCGAGCGGTGGCCGTCGGCGAGGCCGACGGCCCGCGTGCCGGGCTGGCCGCGCTCGCGGAACTGGACGCGTCTTCCCCCAGCTCTTCGAGCGGGGGATCCCCCTTGCCCCGCCACGCGGCGGTGGCGGCGTACCTCCACGAGCGCGACGGTGACCTGACGACGGCGGCCCGGCTGTACGCGGAGGCGGCCCACAAGGCGTCCAACCTCGCCGAACGCGACTATCTGACCCGCCAGGCCGCCCGGCTCAACACCGGCCGATCTCACTGACGGGCCGGGTCAGCCAGGAGCCGGCTCACGGACGGACGTACCGGTCGGGTTTGCCCTGGGGCCAGTTGACGGTGAGGCTCTGGCCGTCACCGCTGACCACGGCGTGGCCACCGGAGAGGGGCTCGCCCTGACAGGTCATGGTGACGGCCATGCTCGCGCTGATCGTCCCGGGGCAGGACTTGCCCTGGTAGCCCACGCTGAGGGAACTGCCGGACACGGTCATGACGATCGCGTTGCCGTTCGGGTCGCGCACCTCGGAGTACCAGGTGCCCCGCACGCTCGCCGGGGCGCCCGCCCGGGTCGGCGCGGGGGCCTGCGGGTTCGGCGCCGTGCGGCGCGGGGCCGGGGTGGTGCCGCCGGCGGGTCGGGTGGCCCGGGGGCTGCTCGGGCTCGCACGGGGGCGCTTGGCGGGCTCCGTACGGCTCGGGCTGGGGCTCGCACTGGTGGGAGTGGCGGACGCGGTGCCGCGTTCCGCATCGTCGGCCTTCTGGGCGGACGCCGCCGCCCCGTCTCCTCCGGCGCGGTGACCCCTGCCGACTCGGGTGAACGAGGGGTTAAATCGCCCGGAAAGGCCGGTTACGGCGATGTCGTCATTTCTTCTGCAACTCCCTTCGAATAACGCGATGACCTGCGACTGCGGGAATCCTGCGGGAAACTAGGTAATTTCCCGGGCAACCGCTTGCCGTCCCTCAGGGTCTACCGGGGCGATCGGAAACACCCAATAGCCGATCGCCGGCGCCCGGTGACTGAAACCGCGCTTACTCGCCGGCCCGATCGGCGCTGATTGCACGAAGGGCCCTTTCCCTATGCGCAGGTACCGGATCATGGCCGCTACGGCCACCCTCGCTCTCGCCCTGGGGGGAGCCGCGCTCGCGGCGCCCGCCGCCCAGGCGGCCCCGACGACCTCGGGCTCTCTCGTCCACGAGGACGGCGAGCTCTGGTACAAGGCCGCCGCGGGGCAGAAGAACAATCTGACGGTCTCCGAGCAGATCGTCAGCCGTGGGGAATTCGAGGAATATTACGTCCTCACCTTCCGCGACAAGGGTGACATCACCATCGATCCGGAGGCGGCGAACTGGGACGAGTGCACCTACCCGACCGCGAGCGATCACACCGTCGCCCAGTGCGCGGTGGAAATCCCGCAGAACTCCGACGACTCCGACAACTTCGATGTCGATCTCGGTGACGGCAATGACACCGCGAAGATCGACCCCAATGGCTCGGCCTACGCCGGAATTCACGGCGGCGCCGGCAACGACGTCCTCCAGGGCAGCGCGGCGCCCACGTTCTACGGCGAGGGCGGCAACGACAAGATCGACGGTGGCGGCGGTGTCATGGGCTTCGGCGCCTACGGCGGCGACGGCGACGACACCATCACCAACTGCGCGCAGGAATGCCACGGTGACGCCGGGAACGACACCATCACCGGCGGCTCCGAGGACAACATCCTGCGCGGGGGCACCGGCAACGACATCCTCCGTGGCGGCAAGGGCGACGACACCCTCTACGGCAACAGCGGCGACGACGTGCTGTGGGGCGGCGAGGGCAATGACACCCTCTCCGGCGGCACGGGCAACAACGAGGTCCACCAGGACTGAGACCGGGCAGGACCAGGTCTCACTGGGGCCGGGGCTCCCCTCACGAGCCCCGGCCCTCCCCGTGCCTGCTCCCCTTCGCCTACTTCCCCCAGATCTTGCGATACGCCTGCCGATAGCCCTCGGAGTCCCACGACAGCGCGCCACCGCTGTTCGCGGCGGTGGTGATGTGCACCGAGGGGACGTATCCGCTGGCGGGCTTGTCCGCGAAGGCGCGGTTGAACTCATCGGCGATCTGCCAGCCCTGTTCGGTGAGGGGCTCGGGCACCGTGGCCGCCTGGAACCGCTTGCCGTTGACGCGCTGGAAGGCCGACGGGTCGCCGTCCCCCGCGCCGATGTTGAACGGGGCGCCCGCGCCGTCCTTGCCCGCGGCGCGCAGAGCGGCCGCGGTGTGCCGGAAGTACAGGTCGTTGATGGCGGCCGAGTACGTCCACTTGTCGCCGAAGCGGGCGAGCAGGGACCGGACTTCCCCGATGGCGCGCTTGTTGGCCTCGGGTATCGGCACGTTCCGGTAGCTCAGCAGCTTGACGTCGGAGCAGGTGGCGAGCTCCTTCTTGATCAGGTCCGACTTGTGCTTCGCGAAGGGGACCGTGCCGTCGGTGAACAGCACCACGCCCGCGCGGCCGCCCGAGCGGGCGATGATCCAGTCGGCACTGATCTTCGCGACGTCCTCGACCCGGGTGGTGACGTTGGTGAAGAGATCGGGGCTCCCGTCCGGGCCCGGGGTCGGGGCGGAGTGCCAGCCGATCACCGGAATGCCCGCCGCCTTGGCCTCCTTCATCTCGTCGGCGACGCTGCCGGGGTCGAAACCGGCGATGGCGATGCCGTCCGGCTTGAGGGCGAGCGCCTTCTTGAAGGCGGACCGGTAACCCTCCGGCGTGCCCTGGCCATTGAGGGTGCGGGCGCTCCACCGCAGCAGTGACGCGGCTTCCTGGACGCCCTGGGCGACTCCGGCCGGACCGGGGTTGGAGAGGTCATGGGCGATGAAGACGATGCTCTTGCCGTGACCGGCCGCCTCGGGCCCGGTGGTGGGGCCCTTCCACGGGGCGTCCACGTCCTCGGCCTTCTTGACGGCTCGTTCGGCTCTGGAGACGACGGTCGGGCAGCCGGGCTTCGCGGAGGTCCGGTGGGTCGT
This genomic interval from Streptomyces asiaticus contains the following:
- a CDS encoding FadR/GntR family transcriptional regulator encodes the protein MDWRQLRHSTLSRPDALAVGLERLILSGELAPGSRVPPERELAESLGVSRGSVREALRALASRGLVARRPGSGTVVLDPGATPRGDVLASGLEATAELLQVMEVRACIEPSVTARAARRATPSDIVQLHALLDAMRREPTRQEFTDLDRTFHRAIAQYTRNPLLLRLLDRVYEIGEPGRRKTSLSAARRRATIEEHQAILRAIEDRDPEAARAASEAHLDSVLHRIEEQRKKSSDGDVENAGPAPSPG
- a CDS encoding ABC transporter permease, coding for MSYPIRRLGESLITLFLVSVVVFAGVRALPGDTATALAGEEPTPEAIAQIRESYGLDDNIVVQYVRYVRHAATGDLGVSSRTGLPVLDSVMEALPVTLELSALALLLAVVVGVGAGVVAAVRRGRPEEWLVNAVALLGLSVPAFWLGIVLVLAFAIAVPVFAASGFVPFGVDPMENLRHMVLPVIVLGSGLAAVVMRQTRAAMLGSLSADYVRTARAKGLSRRQVIMGHALRNSLVTVVTVLGLQLGHLISGAVVTEQIFVLPGFGKLTIDAVFSRDYAMVQGVVLFTSTAYIVVNLLVDLAYSVIDPRIRLGGAQ
- a CDS encoding ABC transporter ATP-binding protein yields the protein MTTSTAPSTAPPALSVRDLSVVFRTPTRVVHAVDGLSYDIAAGEVLAVVGESGCGKSVTSTAVMGLLPPTASVGGSVRLGGRELVGADESELRDVRGREIAMIFQEPMTSLNPVLTIGRQVGEVLRRHQGIGRREARERAVDLLDLVGIPAPAQRARDYPHQLSGGMRQRVMIAIAIACDPAVLIADEPTTALDVTVQAGILEVLQSLRERLGTAIVLITHDLGVVADIADRVLVMYAGRGVEQAPVDELFGAPRHPYTRGLLGAVPVPGRRRTEGGRGRLQEIPGLVPSLTEQPDRCTFQPRCSYADERCGEQRPVLRGLRGLRAPRERDERHEGYERDGRSEQAEQSESHEAACWYPVPVHPERPEHPEHPERSEHTERSERPGQEAAS
- a CDS encoding RNA polymerase sigma factor, whose translation is MNEALIRSLTPGVLGVLVRRGADFAAAEDAVQDALIEAVRVWPADPPRDAKGWLVTVAWRKFLDATRADAARRRREDLVEEEPAPGPAASVDDTLQLYFLCAHPSLTPSSAVALTLRAVGGLTTRQIAQAYLVPEATMAQRISRAKRTVSGVRFDQPGDVATVLRVLYLVFNEGYSGDVDLAAEAIRLTRQLAAAIDHPEVAGLLALMLLHHARRASRTAPDGSLVPLAEQDRSRWDTEAIAEGVEILQAALARDRLGEFQAQAAIAALHADAPTAEETDWVQIVEWYDELAGLTDSPVVRLNRAVAVGEADGPRAGLAALAELDASSPSSSSGGSPLPRHAAVAAYLHERDGDLTTAARLYAEAAHKASNLAERDYLTRQAARLNTGRSH
- a CDS encoding YciI family protein; amino-acid sequence: MAKYLLLKHYRGAPAPVNNVPMDQWTPEEISAHVQYMNDFAARLEKTGEFVDGQALAPEGSWVRYDGEGRPPVTDGPFAETKDLIAGWMVIDVDSHERAVELAGELSAAPGKDGKPIHEWLEVRPFLAAKPSTTECTFK
- a CDS encoding ABC transporter substrate-binding protein, with amino-acid sequence MRQRTSGPSDRPPPTRHRPRAAALAARVLWVLVAGATAGCASLASPTAEVGADRMTDPRPARDGGTLTIALKSDPDKLDPTLASTAVGRTVFTAMCEKLYDVDAANRIVPQLAAAPPTTSDGGRTVTVKLRRGVRFADGTRMDAEAVKTSLDRHRTLTGSVRASELKPLTSVQAVGDDTVRLRLAKPYVPLLALLADRAGMVMSPTALKRYGKGFASHPTCVGPFRYAERVVGDRIVLDKDPNYYDADAVHLRRVIYRTITDGNVRLANLQSGDIQVGDQMDPVQVGRALTEPGLQLFHSSSLGYYGLTLNIGNTKGAGAPPGRIDTPIARDVRVREAFDLSLDRDLINTIVFQGRYRPTCGPLPVGTPYATGSRCPARDLAKAKRLLRAAKVTTPVRVRLQISTTPEDNRLGQVIQAMAKEAGFAVSLAPTEFATGLEHSRAGDFQAATTNWSGRLDPAGNIDVFAGTGGAQNYGGLSDPAIDRLIAEGGTTAAKPARKKIYARLVERVRAAHTVLYLIQPTNYVFVTKKVAGLKVFGDGLIRVKDAGYVRGGS
- a CDS encoding ABC transporter permease, with product MLTRNKLALTGAVAAALLVLIAVGAPLIAPYDPARPDFTAALRPPGWAHWLGTDDLGRDQLSRVVYGVRASLQIGLLAVALAFAAGVPLGLIAGYYGRFADSVVSRLTDTLLAFPFLVLAVGLATILGPSLLNATIAVGVSQIPAVIRITRAETLRLKHLDYVAAAVANGGGDGTVLFRHILPGALSALTVQATVGIPTAIIGEALLSFLGLGVQPPSPSLGVMLSSAQAYIAAAPWMAVFPGLAIIAATLAFNLLGDGLRDILDPQGDSR
- a CDS encoding substrate-binding domain-containing protein → MHPTRKAALTAIALLAVATAGCEPGAASTTTHRTSAKPGCPTVVSRAERAVKKAEDVDAPWKGPTTGPEAAGHGKSIVFIAHDLSNPGPAGVAQGVQEAASLLRWSARTLNGQGTPEGYRSAFKKALALKPDGIAIAGFDPGSVADEMKEAKAAGIPVIGWHSAPTPGPDGSPDLFTNVTTRVEDVAKISADWIIARSGGRAGVVLFTDGTVPFAKHKSDLIKKELATCSDVKLLSYRNVPIPEANKRAIGEVRSLLARFGDKWTYSAAINDLYFRHTAAALRAAGKDGAGAPFNIGAGDGDPSAFQRVNGKRFQAATVPEPLTEQGWQIADEFNRAFADKPASGYVPSVHITTAANSGGALSWDSEGYRQAYRKIWGK
- a CDS encoding ABC transporter ATP-binding protein; this translates as MTAAVAPPEASRDDAVLDISGLVRHFTGPAGTVRAVDGVSLSIGRGEIVGLVGESGSGKSTVGRCAVRLDRPTAGQVTINGRDVTRLSRRALRPLRKDFHLVFQDPSSSLDPRMTVGAIVGQPLRLHRLASGDALRDRVAALLAQVGLRPELARRRPHELSGGQRQRVSIARALSVDPQLLVADEPTSALDVSVQASVLNLLADLQRERRFGCLFITHDLAAVEYLADRIAVMYLGQLVEQAPAAELFADPKHPYTQALLSAAPVPNPAAQRSRARIVLSGELPSPLDPPSGCRFHTRCPLAVDRCRTEPPVPRRLAEGGGRREVSCHLVADDGTAPDASAF
- a CDS encoding calcium-binding protein; translated protein: MAATATLALALGGAALAAPAAQAAPTTSGSLVHEDGELWYKAAAGQKNNLTVSEQIVSRGEFEEYYVLTFRDKGDITIDPEAANWDECTYPTASDHTVAQCAVEIPQNSDDSDNFDVDLGDGNDTAKIDPNGSAYAGIHGGAGNDVLQGSAAPTFYGEGGNDKIDGGGGVMGFGAYGGDGDDTITNCAQECHGDAGNDTITGGSEDNILRGGTGNDILRGGKGDDTLYGNSGDDVLWGGEGNDTLSGGTGNNEVHQD